A window of the Oscillospiraceae bacterium genome harbors these coding sequences:
- a CDS encoding SH3 domain-containing protein, translated as MYRNRPIVGKFAAVAAAAAILASSLSVSAFAAQPYATASLLAQTSAAAAILPTESSGILTVNYGAAASTGTVKVQSSLNLRAGAGTAYSVIGQLTNGMQVTILNNSNGWMQVKTSSGLTGYCSSSYITMNATVVATKTATVKVSSALNLRSGASTSSSVIGQLSNGQVVTVLSTSSGWSYVQTSSGQKGYCNSTYLLTNSTSSGTTTTAKTATVKVDDALNLRSGASTSSSVIGQLSNGQIVTVLSTSNGWSYVQTSSGQKGYCNSAYLLTNSTSSGTTTTTTTKTAIVKVSSALNLRSSASTSSSVIGQLSNGQIVTVLSTSNGWSYVQTSSGQKGYCSASYLVVTSSTQSASKLLAGLPAYKQSDSAWSGTTLGSSGKTIGTIGCTITSLAMSESYRTNSRVTPNDIARECSFTSGGGLYWPSNYYEMAGSNLTAVYQQLKAGKPVIVGGSSSTSSHWVIIKGYQNVPADTNGNPTSLAASMFLINDPGYNNSTLAEYFTQFPSGHVFRTY; from the coding sequence ATGTATCGAAATCGTCCTATCGTCGGAAAATTTGCAGCAGTTGCCGCTGCAGCGGCTATTTTGGCCAGTAGCCTTTCTGTTTCGGCATTTGCTGCGCAGCCTTACGCTACTGCATCTTTACTGGCTCAAACTTCTGCCGCAGCTGCTATACTGCCTACAGAAAGCAGCGGTATTCTTACAGTGAATTACGGTGCTGCAGCCTCTACCGGTACCGTAAAAGTACAGAGCTCCCTCAACCTTCGCGCGGGGGCAGGAACCGCATACAGCGTGATTGGCCAGCTGACAAATGGCATGCAGGTAACTATTTTAAATAACTCAAATGGCTGGATGCAGGTGAAAACTTCTTCCGGTTTGACAGGCTACTGCAGCAGCAGTTACATAACAATGAATGCCACAGTTGTAGCAACCAAAACAGCCACCGTTAAGGTGAGCAGTGCACTGAATCTGCGCTCCGGTGCAAGCACCAGCAGCAGCGTTATCGGTCAGCTCTCAAACGGCCAGGTTGTTACCGTATTAAGCACCAGCAGCGGATGGTCTTATGTACAGACATCTTCTGGACAAAAAGGTTACTGTAATTCCACTTATCTACTGACGAACAGCACCTCTTCCGGGACAACTACCACGGCCAAAACAGCCACAGTTAAAGTGGATGATGCGCTGAACCTGCGCTCCGGGGCAAGCACCAGCAGCAGCGTTATCGGTCAGCTCTCAAACGGCCAGATTGTTACCGTACTGAGCACCAGCAATGGTTGGTCTTATGTACAGACATCTTCTGGACAAAAAGGTTACTGCAATTCCGCTTATCTGCTGACAAACAGTACCTCTTCGGGAACAACCACCACGACCACAACTAAAACAGCCATCGTTAAGGTGAGCAGTGCGCTGAACCTGCGTTCCAGCGCAAGCACCAGCAGCAGCGTTATCGGTCAGCTCTCAAACGGCCAGATTGTCACCGTACTGAGCACCAGCAATGGTTGGTCTTATGTACAGACATCTTCCGGACAAAAAGGCTACTGCAGTGCTTCCTATCTGGTTGTGACCAGCAGCACGCAGTCTGCTTCCAAACTGCTCGCCGGCTTGCCTGCCTATAAACAGAGTGATTCGGCATGGTCCGGTACAACACTTGGCTCCAGCGGAAAAACCATCGGCACTATCGGCTGCACCATTACAAGCCTTGCTATGTCAGAAAGCTACCGCACAAACAGCAGAGTTACCCCGAATGATATTGCAAGGGAATGCAGCTTTACAAGCGGCGGCGGCCTGTACTGGCCCTCCAATTATTATGAAATGGCAGGTTCCAATCTCACGGCGGTCTACCAGCAGCTGAAAGCAGGAAAGCCGGTCATTGTCGGCGGTTCCAGCTCCACCAGTTCCCACTGGGTCATTATAAAAGGCTATCAGAACGTTCCCGCAGATACAAACGGGAATCCTACATCTTTGGCAGCGTCCATGTTCTTAATCAATGATCCTGGGTATAACAACAGTACTTTAGCGGAATACTTTACACAATTTCCGTCCGGTCATGTTTTCCGCACATATTAA
- a CDS encoding bile acid:sodium symporter family protein, producing MKTLTKINRTLNKCMPIITPSCLVFGVLFPQITSHFLPYVVALFAFMTFQGSLGSSFHQFGKVFQNPLPLLVILAMLHLLMPCLARVLGGALFGFDSNLVAGIVLEYVIPTGIVSFMWVSIYGGSGALTLSVILVDTLLAPLLVPLSLKLLLGTSVQVDAVGMMKDMVLMVAIPAVAGMLVNQLSHGKANDTLKPALAPLGKVALILVVSGNSSRVAPFIRHLTPVLVGTAVLMLCLSASGYLWGWFAAKVLHQPKPTLVSMTYNSGMRNISAGAVLAGSYFPPEVMFPVMISTLFQQILAAIFGVLLQKRVWKGSVPEEA from the coding sequence TTGAAAACACTTACGAAAATCAACCGAACACTGAATAAATGTATGCCGATTATCACACCGTCTTGTTTGGTGTTTGGTGTTTTGTTCCCACAGATCACCAGCCATTTTCTTCCTTATGTTGTAGCACTCTTTGCGTTTATGACCTTTCAGGGCAGCCTCGGCTCTAGTTTTCATCAATTTGGCAAGGTCTTTCAAAACCCGCTGCCGCTGCTTGTCATTCTAGCAATGCTGCATCTGCTGATGCCCTGCCTTGCTCGAGTACTTGGCGGAGCTTTATTTGGCTTTGACTCTAATTTAGTAGCAGGTATTGTTCTGGAATATGTTATTCCGACCGGCATTGTCAGCTTTATGTGGGTAAGCATTTACGGTGGCAGCGGTGCGCTTACACTTTCAGTCATTTTGGTAGATACGCTGCTGGCACCGCTCTTGGTACCGCTCAGCTTAAAGCTGTTGCTGGGAACTTCTGTGCAGGTAGACGCAGTCGGCATGATGAAAGATATGGTCCTAATGGTTGCCATTCCCGCAGTGGCCGGCATGTTGGTGAATCAACTGTCGCATGGAAAAGCAAACGATACATTGAAGCCAGCTCTGGCGCCTTTGGGAAAGGTTGCTTTGATCCTGGTTGTTTCCGGCAACTCTAGCCGTGTGGCACCGTTTATCCGTCACCTGACCCCTGTATTGGTTGGCACAGCCGTGCTTATGCTGTGTCTTTCGGCTTCTGGATACTTGTGGGGCTGGTTTGCAGCAAAAGTACTGCATCAGCCAAAGCCAACATTGGTATCTATGACTTATAACAGCGGCATGAGAAATATCAGCGCAGGTGCTGTTTTGGCAGGTTCTTATTTCCCGCCTGAAGTCATGTTCCCGGTTATGATCAGCACTTTGTTCCAGCAAATCCTAGCAGCTATTTTTGGCGTGCTGCTGCAGAAGAGGGTCTGGAAAGGTTCTGTACCAGAGGAAGCGTAA
- a CDS encoding glycoside hydrolase family 5 protein yields the protein MSFFAQYQNGVNLGGWLSQFSLARQEHFQSFVQEKDIQQIAQWGADHVRLPVDCDVLENPQQPFDLNQAGIAYVDRCLKWCEKYHLNVILDLHHAEGHVYGEMEKIVPLFTDPVLRTRFLKIWKTLAARYRGIGKQLTFELLNEISDASGYLWNNLCADAIQTIRGIDSSRTILVGSNEANSVFTLNQLHLFDDPNVVYNFHFYDPMTFTHQKAHFSQDLRDFNTTVHYPGKIAGFPAYLAAHRQYVDKFYRTVWDDENDRPLMQRYLANAANFVRYTGRELYCGEFGAIIGAPEKDAAAWVTDVRNTLDSLKIGHAYWSYKEMDFGLVNTGSEVVRPLILQALFQNS from the coding sequence ATGTCATTCTTTGCACAGTACCAAAACGGGGTCAATCTGGGCGGCTGGCTGTCACAGTTCAGTCTGGCACGCCAAGAGCATTTTCAGTCTTTTGTTCAGGAAAAAGATATTCAGCAAATTGCCCAATGGGGTGCCGACCATGTGCGTCTACCGGTTGACTGTGATGTCCTGGAAAACCCGCAGCAGCCTTTTGACCTCAACCAAGCCGGAATCGCCTATGTCGACCGCTGCCTGAAGTGGTGTGAAAAGTATCATCTAAATGTGATTTTAGATCTGCACCATGCAGAGGGACACGTCTATGGAGAAATGGAAAAGATTGTTCCCCTTTTCACAGACCCCGTCCTACGTACACGCTTTTTAAAAATATGGAAAACCTTGGCGGCTCGCTACCGGGGCATTGGAAAGCAGCTTACATTTGAACTGCTCAATGAAATTTCAGACGCAAGCGGCTACCTGTGGAATAATCTTTGTGCAGACGCGATTCAAACAATTCGTGGAATTGACAGCAGCCGTACCATTTTGGTGGGCAGCAACGAGGCCAACAGTGTCTTTACGCTGAATCAGCTTCATTTGTTTGATGACCCAAATGTTGTGTACAATTTTCATTTTTATGACCCCATGACATTTACACACCAAAAAGCGCATTTCAGCCAAGACCTGCGTGACTTTAATACTACTGTGCATTACCCGGGGAAAATAGCCGGATTCCCCGCTTACCTCGCTGCGCACCGGCAGTATGTTGATAAATTTTACCGTACCGTTTGGGATGACGAAAATGACCGGCCTCTGATGCAGAGATATCTTGCCAATGCGGCAAATTTTGTCCGCTATACCGGGCGGGAACTTTACTGCGGCGAGTTTGGCGCAATTATCGGTGCACCGGAAAAAGATGCAGCAGCCTGGGTAACAGATGTGCGAAATACTCTGGACTCTTTAAAAATTGGGCATGCCTACTGGTCCTATAAAGAAATGGACTTTGGCCTAGTGAATACCGGCAGCGAAGTCGTACGGCCATTGATTTTACAGGCACTTTTCCAAAACAGTTGA
- a CDS encoding YebC/PmpR family DNA-binding transcriptional regulator has translation MSGHSKWNNIKRKKEKTDGAKAKVFTKIGRELAVAVKEGGGPDPDSNSKLKDCIAKAKAANVPNDNIDRIIKRAAGDGDDTKYENIVYEGYGPCGVAVIVEALSDNRNRTAADVRHDFDKFGGNLGTTGCVSFIFNQKGVLIIEREGHEEEKVMEDALEAGAADLQADEDIFEIFTEPEDFSGVLSDLTDKGYEFETAEIQMVPSTYVKVPEKKQASMQKLLDALEDLDDVQNVWHNWDMSDVEDTDE, from the coding sequence ATGTCTGGCCATTCAAAATGGAATAACATCAAACGGAAAAAGGAAAAAACCGATGGCGCAAAAGCAAAAGTTTTTACAAAAATCGGTCGTGAGCTGGCTGTCGCTGTAAAAGAGGGCGGCGGACCCGACCCTGACAGCAACTCAAAACTAAAGGACTGCATTGCAAAAGCAAAAGCTGCCAATGTGCCTAATGACAATATTGACCGTATCATCAAGCGTGCTGCCGGTGACGGCGACGACACCAAATACGAAAATATTGTATATGAAGGTTATGGTCCCTGCGGCGTTGCCGTCATTGTAGAGGCTTTGTCTGACAACCGCAACCGCACCGCGGCGGACGTTCGCCATGATTTTGATAAATTTGGCGGCAATCTTGGTACAACCGGCTGTGTGTCCTTTATATTTAACCAAAAAGGCGTTTTAATCATTGAGCGCGAAGGACATGAAGAAGAAAAGGTTATGGAAGATGCTCTGGAGGCCGGCGCTGCCGACCTGCAGGCAGACGAAGATATTTTTGAAATTTTCACAGAGCCTGAGGACTTTTCCGGAGTCCTGAGCGACTTGACCGACAAGGGCTATGAATTTGAAACCGCTGAAATTCAAATGGTCCCCTCTACTTACGTAAAGGTGCCGGAAAAAAAGCAGGCCAGTATGCAGAAGCTGCTGGACGCCCTGGAAGACTTGGACGATGTGCAAAATGTATGGCACAACTGGGATATGTCTGATGTAGAAGATACCGACGAATAA
- a CDS encoding peptidylprolyl isomerase, translating into MQNPVVTFETTAGTMKAELYPQASPNTVRNFIDLVRSGFYDGTIFHRVIPDFMIQGGDPGGTGMGGPGYSIRGEFAENGFQNDLKHTRGVLSMARTMIPDSAGSQFFVMVADAPHLDGQYAAFGKLTEGLEVADKIVAARRDYNDRPLKDQIMQKVTVETFGADYPAPVKL; encoded by the coding sequence ATGCAAAACCCTGTGGTTACATTTGAAACAACTGCCGGGACCATGAAAGCAGAGCTTTACCCGCAAGCTTCCCCAAATACTGTGCGGAATTTCATCGACTTGGTTCGCTCAGGCTTTTACGACGGAACTATTTTTCATCGAGTCATTCCTGACTTTATGATTCAGGGCGGCGACCCAGGCGGAACCGGCATGGGCGGCCCCGGGTATAGCATTCGCGGCGAATTCGCTGAAAATGGTTTTCAAAACGACCTAAAACACACCCGCGGTGTGCTCAGCATGGCCCGCACAATGATTCCGGACTCTGCCGGAAGCCAGTTCTTTGTCATGGTTGCGGACGCACCGCATCTGGACGGTCAATACGCAGCCTTTGGCAAGCTGACAGAGGGCTTGGAGGTTGCCGACAAGATTGTCGCTGCACGCCGCGACTACAATGACCGCCCCCTGAAAGACCAAATTATGCAAAAAGTAACTGTTGAAACATTTGGTGCTGACTACCCCGCACCGGTAAAATTATAA
- the sigK gene encoding RNA polymerase sporulation sigma factor SigK, whose protein sequence is MFEALLSGMAAGLLVFILRVTGSGSFPRALSAEQERECLQRLAAGDSDARDQLIAHNLRLVAHIIKKYGSVNSADQEDLISIGTIGLIKAVNTFDQSKGIRLSSYAARCIENEILMYFRSTKKSAQDISMNEPIDSGKDGTALTLMDVLAGDDNIFDNLDHKIKCEQLYRHISRLSPREQTIIRLRYGLSGTRPRTQREVAQVLGISRSYVSRIEKKALENLHRQFEK, encoded by the coding sequence ATGTTTGAAGCACTGCTTTCCGGTATGGCAGCGGGACTGCTGGTATTTATTCTGCGTGTTACTGGTTCCGGATCTTTTCCGCGCGCCCTTTCTGCTGAACAGGAGCGGGAATGTCTGCAGCGGCTGGCCGCAGGCGACAGCGATGCACGGGATCAGCTAATTGCACACAATTTGCGGCTGGTGGCCCATATCATAAAAAAATACGGCTCTGTAAACAGTGCCGACCAGGAAGATCTCATTTCCATCGGAACGATTGGCTTAATTAAAGCAGTCAACACCTTTGACCAAAGCAAAGGAATCCGCCTTTCCAGTTATGCCGCCAGATGTATTGAAAACGAGATTTTAATGTACTTTCGCAGCACAAAAAAATCCGCACAGGACATCTCTATGAATGAGCCGATCGACAGCGGCAAAGACGGCACCGCGCTGACCTTAATGGATGTCTTAGCCGGCGATGACAACATTTTTGATAACCTTGACCATAAAATTAAATGTGAACAGTTGTACCGCCACATAAGCCGCCTTTCCCCGCGGGAACAGACGATTATCCGTCTGCGCTACGGCCTAAGCGGAACCCGCCCGCGTACCCAGCGCGAGGTAGCACAGGTGCTTGGCATTTCGCGCAGCTATGTTTCCCGCATTGAAAAGAAAGCGCTGGAAAACCTGCACAGACAATTTGAAAAATAA
- a CDS encoding isoprenyl transferase: protein MEKTTQKVTLSPELLPKHLGIIMDGNGRWAKKRGLPRSAGHKVGAAVFKKIARYCSSIGISYLTVYAFSTENWTRPPEEVGALMVLFKQYLQESLRDFRSDDIKVNFIGDTARFAPSLQKLIKETAEVCKDRQGMVLNIAMNYGGRAELVRAVRVLAAKAAAGEIAPESIDEQSISQELYTAGQPDPDLILRPSGEHRLSNFLLWQAAYAEFLSMNVLWPDFTTDDLDNALNEYAHRNRRFGGI, encoded by the coding sequence ATGGAAAAAACAACTCAGAAAGTTACTCTGTCGCCGGAATTATTACCCAAACATTTGGGCATTATTATGGATGGAAACGGCCGCTGGGCCAAAAAGCGCGGGCTGCCACGCTCTGCTGGTCATAAAGTCGGCGCAGCTGTCTTTAAAAAGATTGCCCGCTACTGCAGCAGCATTGGTATTTCGTATCTCACCGTTTACGCGTTTTCCACAGAAAACTGGACCCGCCCGCCGGAGGAAGTCGGCGCGCTGATGGTTCTGTTTAAGCAGTATCTGCAGGAATCCCTGCGCGACTTTCGTAGCGATGACATTAAAGTGAATTTTATAGGAGATACAGCCCGCTTTGCGCCCTCTTTGCAAAAGCTGATTAAAGAGACCGCCGAGGTCTGCAAAGACAGGCAGGGCATGGTGCTGAATATTGCCATGAATTACGGCGGCCGTGCAGAATTAGTTCGTGCAGTTCGTGTGTTGGCGGCAAAGGCTGCTGCAGGCGAAATTGCACCAGAAAGCATTGATGAACAGTCTATTTCACAGGAATTGTATACCGCCGGTCAGCCGGACCCTGATCTTATCCTTCGCCCAAGCGGAGAGCACCGGCTTTCCAATTTCCTTTTGTGGCAGGCGGCTTATGCTGAATTTTTGTCCATGAACGTGCTGTGGCCTGATTTTACAACGGACGATTTAGACAATGCACTGAATGAGTATGCGCATCGCAACCGCCGTTTCGGAGGGATTTAA
- a CDS encoding MATE family efflux transporter, with protein sequence MTLNNDKQYRRMLETPMPKLITSLAVPTCISQLITTVYNTADTYFVSQIGTSASAAVGVVFSLMSIIQAVGFGLGMGASSLISRKLGEKDVAAASRYGNSAFFAAVIFGFVLMLAGLPTIQGGMRLLGATATILPYACGYGKYILLGAPIMCSSFVLNNILRSEGEAMFAMWGLCAGGILNMLLDPIFIFTLHMGIDGAAVATVLSQIVSFLILLSIFLRKKSIVKLGPQWISRYLSDYGVILKTGMPTICRQMLGSLSSALMNNQAAAYSDAAVAAVTILNKIYMFVRNLVIGIGQGFQPVAGYNYGAKNKKRVREAFLFSCKVGTVLCTAAALLLALYAPQVITWFRKDDPAVIRIGTQALYFACAVMPFMAYSTFVNQLYQCLGFSRPATFLASCRQGIFFIPLILLLPVFLGLTGVTLAQPASDFLTFVISLPFQVHFFKNELKL encoded by the coding sequence ATGACTCTTAATAATGATAAACAGTACAGACGAATGCTGGAAACGCCCATGCCAAAGCTCATCACGTCACTGGCTGTCCCCACCTGCATCAGTCAGCTGATTACAACGGTTTACAACACGGCAGACACCTACTTTGTTTCTCAAATAGGTACCAGTGCCTCAGCGGCAGTTGGGGTTGTTTTTTCGCTGATGTCAATTATACAGGCGGTCGGCTTTGGCCTTGGTATGGGTGCCAGCAGCTTAATCAGCCGAAAGCTTGGCGAAAAGGATGTTGCTGCCGCCAGCCGCTATGGAAACAGTGCATTCTTTGCCGCCGTTATTTTTGGCTTTGTCTTAATGCTGGCCGGTCTTCCAACGATACAGGGCGGTATGCGTTTGCTCGGTGCAACGGCGACAATCCTCCCCTATGCCTGCGGCTATGGAAAATACATTTTGCTCGGCGCACCTATAATGTGTTCCTCTTTTGTACTCAACAACATTCTGCGCTCAGAAGGCGAAGCAATGTTTGCCATGTGGGGGCTGTGCGCTGGCGGCATCTTAAATATGCTGCTAGACCCTATCTTTATTTTTACCCTGCACATGGGCATCGATGGCGCCGCTGTCGCCACTGTTTTAAGCCAAATTGTAAGTTTCTTGATTCTGCTGAGCATCTTTTTGCGCAAAAAGAGCATTGTAAAACTTGGGCCCCAGTGGATAAGCAGATATTTGTCAGACTATGGTGTCATATTAAAAACCGGAATGCCGACTATCTGCCGGCAGATGCTGGGCAGTCTTTCTTCTGCATTGATGAATAATCAGGCTGCCGCCTACAGTGACGCCGCTGTAGCCGCTGTGACCATTTTAAATAAAATCTATATGTTTGTACGCAACCTGGTAATTGGCATCGGGCAGGGCTTTCAGCCGGTGGCTGGCTACAACTATGGTGCAAAAAACAAAAAGCGTGTGCGGGAAGCTTTCCTTTTTTCCTGCAAAGTTGGTACAGTTTTATGCACAGCCGCAGCGCTGCTGCTTGCGTTGTATGCGCCGCAGGTCATCACATGGTTTCGAAAAGATGATCCGGCGGTCATTCGCATTGGTACACAAGCACTGTACTTTGCCTGTGCAGTCATGCCGTTTATGGCCTACTCCACTTTTGTAAATCAGCTGTATCAATGCCTGGGCTTCAGCCGCCCGGCCACTTTTTTAGCAAGCTGCAGACAGGGAATCTTTTTTATCCCGCTGATTTTGTTGCTGCCGGTCTTTTTGGGTCTGACCGGTGTTACTTTGGCACAGCCTGCTTCTGATTTTCTAACATTTGTTATTTCCTTGCCGTTCCAGGTCCATTTCTTTAAAAATGAATTGAAACTGTAA
- the metF gene encoding methylenetetrahydrofolate reductase [NAD(P)H], translated as MKTAELFQKKTVLSYEVFPPKRTAPISTLESTLNVLKDLHPDFISVTYGASGGQNNGETFRIASVIKKKYGIESAAHLTCIGLTKADVDKKLAELKEGGIENILALRGDIPPCGCPSGDFQYASDLISYIKSHGSFNILAACYPEGHIESQSKVEDIRHLKAKIDAGADQLITQLFFDNRYFYSFLERCQLAGISVPIEAGIMPVINKKQIERMTSLCGATVPDKFATMMEKYEDNPIAMRDAGIAYAVNQIVDLIAHGVDGIHLYTMNNPYIARKIYEAVQNIIA; from the coding sequence ATGAAAACAGCTGAGTTATTCCAAAAAAAAACGGTCCTTTCTTATGAAGTCTTTCCGCCAAAGCGCACTGCACCAATCAGTACACTGGAAAGTACGCTGAATGTACTGAAAGACCTGCATCCTGATTTTATCAGCGTCACTTACGGTGCCAGCGGCGGTCAAAACAACGGTGAAACTTTTCGCATTGCTTCGGTTATCAAGAAAAAATACGGAATTGAGAGTGCTGCACATCTCACCTGCATCGGTCTGACAAAAGCAGACGTCGATAAAAAACTTGCTGAGCTGAAAGAGGGGGGAATTGAAAACATTCTCGCCCTGCGCGGGGATATTCCCCCATGCGGCTGTCCGTCCGGAGATTTTCAATATGCAAGTGACCTGATTTCCTATATCAAAAGCCACGGCAGTTTCAATATTCTTGCAGCCTGCTATCCAGAGGGGCATATTGAATCTCAAAGCAAAGTGGAAGATATCCGTCATTTGAAAGCTAAGATAGACGCCGGAGCTGACCAGTTGATTACACAGCTGTTCTTCGACAATCGTTATTTCTATTCTTTTTTAGAGCGCTGCCAGCTTGCAGGCATTTCCGTGCCGATTGAGGCAGGTATTATGCCAGTCATCAACAAGAAACAGATTGAGCGCATGACGTCGCTCTGCGGAGCGACAGTCCCCGATAAGTTTGCAACCATGATGGAAAAGTATGAAGATAATCCAATCGCTATGCGGGACGCGGGAATTGCTTATGCGGTTAATCAAATTGTCGACCTTATCGCACACGGTGTTGATGGCATTCACCTTTATACGATGAACAACCCGTATATCGCACGAAAAATTTACGAAGCCGTACAAAACATTATTGCTTAA
- a CDS encoding metal-dependent transcriptional regulator, whose protein sequence is MRIHESAEDYLESILMLKEKQGLVRSIDVVNKTGYSKPSISVAMKHLRENGYITMDTEGYINLTESGLAIAQRIYTRHKVLTKLLVSLGVDEETAAADACRVEHDLSETTFEKIQEHAKKHLKD, encoded by the coding sequence ATGAGAATACATGAATCTGCAGAAGATTATCTGGAATCTATCCTTATGCTGAAAGAAAAGCAGGGACTTGTGCGCTCAATCGATGTGGTAAACAAAACCGGCTACTCAAAACCAAGTATCAGCGTTGCCATGAAGCACCTGCGTGAAAACGGGTACATTACAATGGATACAGAGGGATACATCAATTTGACAGAATCCGGTTTGGCGATTGCTCAGCGTATATATACCCGTCACAAGGTTTTAACGAAGCTGCTGGTCAGTCTTGGCGTTGACGAAGAAACCGCCGCAGCCGATGCCTGCCGGGTAGAACATGACTTAAGCGAAACAACCTTTGAGAAAATTCAGGAGCACGCAAAAAAGCATTTGAAAGATTGA
- the pyrH gene encoding UMP kinase, whose amino-acid sequence MQPQYKRVLLKLSGESLAGKEGHGIDFDTVINICRPIKTCSLMGVQIGIVVGGGNFWRGRSSGKMDRTRADHMGMLATAINALGVADALEQLGVQVRVQTAITMQQVAEPYIRNRAVRHLEKGRVVVFGCGTGNPFFSTDTAAALRAAEIEADIILKATMVDGVYDSDPKANPNAKKYETLSFTEVLDKNLKVMDSTAASMCRDNQIPICVFSLEHPENIERVICGEQIGTIVK is encoded by the coding sequence ATGCAGCCACAGTATAAACGTGTTCTTTTAAAACTGAGCGGCGAGTCCCTGGCCGGCAAAGAGGGACATGGAATTGATTTTGATACCGTTATCAATATTTGTCGCCCGATTAAGACCTGCTCCCTAATGGGGGTGCAAATCGGCATCGTTGTGGGCGGCGGAAACTTTTGGCGCGGCCGCTCCAGCGGAAAAATGGACCGCACGCGCGCTGACCATATGGGCATGCTCGCGACTGCGATCAACGCACTGGGCGTTGCAGATGCACTTGAGCAACTCGGGGTACAGGTTCGTGTACAGACAGCCATTACCATGCAGCAGGTTGCAGAACCCTATATCCGCAACCGCGCTGTCAGGCACCTTGAAAAAGGCCGTGTCGTTGTCTTTGGCTGCGGAACCGGCAACCCGTTTTTCTCCACCGATACAGCTGCTGCTCTGCGCGCCGCTGAAATTGAAGCAGATATCATCTTAAAAGCGACTATGGTAGACGGCGTTTATGATTCTGACCCCAAAGCCAACCCGAATGCTAAAAAATATGAAACGCTGTCCTTTACAGAAGTCTTGGACAAAAATCTGAAAGTAATGGACAGCACGGCTGCCTCTATGTGCCGCGACAACCAAATTCCAATTTGTGTTTTCAGTTTGGAACACCCCGAGAACATTGAGCGTGTAATCTGCGGCGAGCAGATTGGCACAATCGTTAAATAA
- the frr gene encoding ribosome recycling factor, with amino-acid sequence MKEVMQQTEDKMKKTVSFLKEDYAEIRAGRANPNVLNKVTVDYYGAPTPINQLAAVAVSEARVLTVQPWDPSVCRMIEKAIQTSDIGINPQSDGKVIRLVFPSLTEDRRKELAKDISKRAEEGKVAVRSIRRDAMEHLKGMKKKGELTEDDLKIAEKKTQDLTDKYCKQIGGLCEDKKKSIMEL; translated from the coding sequence ATGAAAGAAGTCATGCAGCAGACCGAAGACAAAATGAAAAAGACTGTTAGCTTTTTGAAAGAAGACTATGCAGAAATTCGTGCCGGCCGTGCAAATCCAAACGTGCTCAATAAAGTGACCGTCGATTATTACGGTGCACCGACCCCGATTAACCAGCTGGCAGCTGTCGCTGTTTCTGAAGCGCGCGTGCTCACTGTGCAGCCGTGGGATCCTTCTGTATGCAGAATGATTGAAAAAGCAATTCAAACTTCCGACATCGGCATCAATCCACAGTCTGATGGCAAAGTAATTCGTCTAGTCTTTCCGTCTTTAACAGAAGACCGCCGCAAAGAGCTGGCAAAGGATATTTCTAAGCGAGCAGAAGAGGGCAAGGTTGCTGTACGCTCCATTCGCCGTGACGCCATGGAGCACCTGAAAGGAATGAAGAAAAAAGGCGAACTCACTGAGGACGACCTGAAAATTGCCGAAAAGAAAACACAGGATTTGACCGACAAATACTGCAAACAGATCGGCGGACTTTGCGAAGACAAGAAAAAGAGTATTATGGAGTTGTAA